In bacterium, one genomic interval encodes:
- a CDS encoding tetratricopeptide repeat protein — MNASPPKSKSALLAFAVALMLVPAAMLWVYMGPEPRGEETFETMERDAPVGKSRIEQMEEMWQAAPGHGPVALELGHLHLAEGHFDKALEYYREFQKNDTTADGWLVQLDISRALMGLGRTADAIVELEGMLRDHPGHAGALYNLGAIEANRGHFDQARAHWRELIERHPDDTLAVFARTALPKLN; from the coding sequence ATGAACGCCTCACCACCAAAATCCAAATCCGCGCTGCTGGCCTTCGCTGTCGCCTTAATGCTCGTTCCCGCGGCCATGTTGTGGGTCTATATGGGGCCCGAACCGCGCGGCGAAGAGACGTTTGAGACCATGGAGCGCGACGCCCCTGTCGGCAAGTCGCGCATCGAACAGATGGAAGAGATGTGGCAGGCGGCGCCGGGTCATGGGCCAGTTGCCCTTGAACTCGGCCATCTGCATCTTGCGGAAGGACATTTTGATAAAGCGCTCGAATATTACCGCGAGTTTCAGAAGAACGACACGACCGCCGACGGTTGGCTTGTGCAGTTAGATATCAGCCGGGCATTGATGGGCTTGGGCCGCACCGCTGACGCCATCGTCGAATTGGAGGGCATGCTGCGCGATCACCCCGGGCACGCCGGCGCACTTTACAATCTGGGAGCCATCGAGGCCAACCGTGGTCATTTTGATCAGGCACGCGCACACTGGCGCGAACTCATTGAACGCCATCCGGACGACACACTGGCGGTATTCGCGCGCACTGCGCTGCCTAAACTGAATTAG
- a CDS encoding cytochrome c3 family protein, which translates to MRFVLLIMLCCASSIFAQLSPGDLSQFHAKLEGLNNCTQCHEEGDEVTAAKCLKCHSAIGQRIDADRGFHASAEVKAQRCAKCHGEHFGREFELVYWKDGKEKLDHSRTGWPLAGAHAKQQCAACHGKLDAFGSSAAFDSTTNRQRTYLGLSRDCASCHADEHGEQLANDCATCHTEESWTPAAKFVHDKSAYPLTGKHASVECVKCHRSELAPFTSTTGQLVDKLRPTERTLYKPLDFSSCKSCHKDVHEGKFGPNCSACHTTESLAVAQMAKDFDHTKTDFPLTGKHTAVQCAKCHTSGRMTEPVAHAKCSDCHKDQHRGQFAARADAGACESCHTVESFIPARYGMTEHGQSKFPLSGSHLAVPCIACHAPKLKDARGEYAQFTFADQSCKGCHADVHRGQLDKYMQQGSCEFCHNVESWHKVAFDHKTTGFPLVGKHDQTECMSCHVRENLGAEGAPLRMAPLARECELCHKDPHRGQFVTDTAAEVKIRCSRCHTPDAWKQLLFDHSRDARWALDGAHQKVACNSCHKPQTDADGQFVTYRPLAFACSDCHGGTAPSKP; encoded by the coding sequence ATGCGTTTCGTACTTCTCATCATGCTGTGCTGCGCGTCTTCGATTTTCGCGCAACTATCGCCCGGCGACCTGTCGCAATTTCACGCCAAACTTGAAGGCCTGAACAATTGCACACAGTGCCACGAAGAGGGCGATGAAGTCACGGCCGCCAAATGTCTGAAGTGCCATAGCGCAATTGGCCAGCGCATCGACGCCGATCGCGGTTTTCACGCCAGCGCGGAGGTCAAGGCGCAGCGCTGCGCCAAGTGTCACGGTGAACACTTTGGCCGCGAGTTTGAACTGGTCTATTGGAAAGACGGCAAAGAGAAACTTGATCACTCCCGGACCGGTTGGCCGCTCGCGGGCGCGCATGCCAAACAGCAGTGCGCAGCGTGCCACGGCAAACTTGACGCGTTCGGCTCATCGGCCGCGTTCGATTCCACGACCAATCGCCAACGCACGTATTTAGGACTTTCCCGGGACTGCGCAAGCTGTCATGCCGATGAACACGGCGAACAGTTGGCCAACGACTGTGCGACCTGCCATACCGAAGAAAGTTGGACTCCGGCGGCCAAATTCGTACACGACAAGTCGGCCTATCCGTTGACAGGCAAACACGCTTCGGTGGAGTGCGTCAAGTGTCACCGCAGTGAGCTCGCGCCGTTTACGAGTACCACAGGTCAACTTGTGGACAAGCTGCGGCCCACCGAGCGCACGCTCTACAAGCCGCTCGACTTCAGCAGTTGCAAGTCCTGCCACAAAGACGTTCACGAAGGCAAATTCGGTCCGAACTGCTCCGCGTGTCATACAACCGAAAGCCTGGCCGTCGCGCAGATGGCCAAGGATTTTGACCATACCAAGACAGACTTCCCGCTGACAGGCAAGCACACAGCGGTGCAATGCGCGAAGTGTCACACGTCGGGCCGTATGACCGAACCTGTGGCGCATGCCAAGTGCTCGGATTGCCATAAGGATCAACATCGCGGGCAGTTTGCCGCCCGGGCTGACGCCGGTGCCTGCGAGAGCTGTCATACGGTCGAGAGTTTCATTCCGGCGCGCTACGGCATGACCGAACACGGCCAAAGCAAATTCCCGCTCTCGGGTAGCCACCTTGCCGTTCCCTGCATCGCCTGCCACGCGCCCAAACTAAAGGATGCTCGCGGCGAGTACGCACAATTCACTTTCGCCGACCAGAGCTGCAAGGGCTGTCACGCCGATGTGCACCGCGGTCAGTTGGACAAGTATATGCAGCAAGGGAGCTGCGAGTTCTGCCACAACGTCGAAAGTTGGCACAAGGTCGCTTTCGATCACAAGACAACGGGCTTTCCGCTCGTGGGCAAGCACGACCAGACGGAGTGCATGAGCTGCCACGTGCGTGAAAACCTTGGCGCCGAAGGTGCTCCGCTACGCATGGCGCCGCTGGCGCGGGAGTGCGAGCTTTGTCATAAGGACCCGCATCGCGGCCAATTTGTCACCGACACCGCCGCTGAAGTGAAGATTCGTTGCAGCCGCTGCCACACTCCGGATGCCTGGAAGCAGCTGCTGTTTGACCATTCGCGCGACGCACGCTGGGCGCTCGACGGCGCTCATCAGAAAGTTGCCTGCAACTCCTGCCACAAACCGCAGACCGATGCGGACGGACAGTTCGTTACTTATCGGCCGCTGGCCTTCGCATGCAGCGATTGCCACGGCGGAACAGCTCCCTCCAAGCCATGA
- a CDS encoding NAD(P)-binding domain-containing protein, which translates to MSLETIIYVVTGILVLGLPALYVWNERRGTAKAKRALESATIAGLDQPASLHPVIDPDSCIGSGSCTKACPEQGILQLINGKAALVNPARCIGHGECQRACPVDAITLVFGTEQRGVDIPNLRGNFESNVPGIFIAGELGGMGLIRNAVSQGRQAVEAVALQVKHDKSGEALDLLIVGAGPAGISASLQAKKEGLRFITVDQEDLGGTIFTYPRQKLVMLQPMDLPLHGPVRLREVEKEPLLELLMEVVTKHELDIRSGERVTEIKRDNDGYHVTTTAGQYVTRKVLLAIGRRGTPRKIGCPGEKCEKVTYRLLDPEKYHHKKILVVGGGDSAIEAAVALSTQPGNTVHLSYRGDQIFRIKEGNRQRLDQAVESGKITMLLNSNVTSIEPAAVHIDQAGTKITIDNDQVFVLIGGVLPTEFL; encoded by the coding sequence ATGAGCCTCGAAACGATCATTTACGTTGTCACGGGCATATTGGTGCTCGGATTACCGGCGCTATATGTTTGGAACGAACGGCGCGGCACGGCGAAAGCCAAGCGCGCACTGGAATCGGCTACCATTGCCGGACTCGACCAGCCCGCGTCGTTGCATCCGGTGATTGACCCCGACTCATGCATCGGCTCGGGTTCGTGTACGAAGGCCTGTCCTGAGCAAGGGATTCTCCAATTGATCAATGGCAAGGCGGCATTGGTCAATCCGGCGCGCTGCATCGGCCACGGTGAATGTCAACGCGCCTGCCCGGTGGATGCCATCACTCTGGTCTTCGGTACGGAGCAGCGTGGTGTGGACATCCCCAATTTGCGTGGGAATTTTGAATCCAACGTGCCCGGAATCTTCATTGCCGGCGAGTTAGGCGGCATGGGGCTCATCCGCAACGCCGTCTCACAGGGCCGACAGGCGGTTGAAGCCGTGGCCCTGCAAGTCAAACATGACAAGTCCGGCGAAGCGCTCGATCTCTTGATTGTCGGCGCCGGCCCGGCTGGCATTTCGGCTTCTCTGCAGGCCAAGAAGGAAGGGTTGCGGTTTATCACGGTAGATCAGGAAGACCTTGGCGGAACGATCTTCACTTATCCGCGGCAGAAGCTGGTTATGCTTCAGCCGATGGACTTGCCGCTGCATGGTCCGGTCCGGCTGCGCGAGGTCGAAAAAGAGCCGCTGTTGGAACTGCTGATGGAGGTCGTGACCAAGCATGAACTGGACATTCGCTCAGGCGAGCGTGTGACAGAAATCAAACGTGACAACGACGGGTATCACGTCACCACGACCGCTGGGCAATATGTCACGCGCAAAGTTCTGCTGGCAATCGGTCGCCGTGGAACGCCCCGCAAGATCGGCTGCCCGGGTGAAAAGTGCGAGAAGGTTACCTATCGTCTGCTCGATCCTGAAAAATATCATCACAAGAAGATCCTCGTGGTCGGTGGCGGTGACAGCGCCATTGAGGCGGCCGTCGCCCTCTCGACTCAACCCGGCAACACGGTTCACCTGTCTTATCGCGGCGACCAGATTTTCCGCATCAAAGAAGGCAACCGCCAGCGCCTGGACCAAGCAGTTGAATCCGGGAAGATAACCATGCTGCTCAATTCAAACGTCACCTCCATCGAACCTGCGGCGGTGCACATAGACCAGGCGGGAACGAAGATCACGATAGACAACGATCAGGTGTTCGTGTTGATCGGCGGCGTACTGCCGACCGAGTTCTTGTAG
- a CDS encoding efflux RND transporter periplasmic adaptor subunit: MVRLRLAKLASIASCAFVLGCMGGGWGGGFQMPPTPVEVTQPKMQAVEDRFETIGTISADQAVTVVAEIPGTVTRIPFAEGGTVRNGELLAKLDDRELQAALDRASAVRDQAQSSFNRVKPLVDQGAVPTQDLDDAEAALRVAEANVAFAQAQLEKTRISAPFGGMAGARRVSPGAYVQPGTPIVDIASVEKLRVSFAIPERYLNDLRVGSNVTIRTTAFAGEEVSGTVMAVEPQIDALTRNVGIVARIDNPELKYRPGMSANVAITLQERPAALTIASEAIFLDQNQPYVYTVKPDSTVARVALRLGSRSRQYVEIVSGLEAGQTVVRAGQQKIFDGAKVMPVSSLDSTAAQQQAAPSDSGSAQ, encoded by the coding sequence ATGGTTAGATTACGACTTGCGAAACTTGCCTCTATCGCCAGTTGCGCCTTCGTGCTGGGCTGCATGGGCGGCGGATGGGGCGGCGGCTTTCAAATGCCTCCCACACCCGTGGAGGTCACGCAACCCAAAATGCAGGCGGTTGAAGATCGCTTTGAGACTATCGGCACGATATCGGCCGACCAGGCCGTGACCGTGGTCGCGGAAATCCCTGGGACGGTGACGCGGATTCCATTTGCTGAAGGGGGTACCGTGCGCAACGGCGAACTTCTGGCAAAACTCGACGATCGTGAATTGCAGGCCGCCCTGGACAGAGCCAGCGCAGTACGCGATCAGGCGCAGTCGTCATTCAATCGCGTGAAACCCCTCGTTGACCAGGGCGCCGTGCCGACACAGGACCTGGACGACGCCGAGGCCGCATTGCGCGTCGCGGAAGCGAATGTTGCGTTTGCCCAGGCACAGCTCGAAAAGACACGCATCAGCGCTCCGTTTGGCGGCATGGCCGGCGCACGCCGCGTGAGCCCCGGAGCGTACGTGCAGCCCGGCACTCCCATTGTGGATATTGCCAGCGTCGAAAAGCTGCGCGTTAGCTTTGCCATCCCCGAACGCTACCTGAACGATTTGCGAGTCGGATCCAACGTGACGATTCGCACGACAGCCTTCGCGGGCGAAGAGGTCAGCGGAACCGTCATGGCGGTTGAACCACAGATTGACGCGTTGACGCGCAATGTCGGGATTGTGGCGCGGATTGACAATCCTGAACTCAAGTACCGTCCGGGCATGTCGGCGAACGTTGCCATTACACTTCAAGAGCGGCCTGCCGCGCTGACCATTGCCAGCGAGGCCATCTTCCTTGACCAGAACCAGCCGTACGTCTACACCGTGAAGCCGGACTCCACCGTCGCACGCGTGGCGCTGCGGTTGGGCAGCCGTTCGCGGCAGTATGTCGAAATCGTCAGTGGACTGGAAGCGGGACAAACCGTGGTGCGTGCCGGACAGCAGAAGATCTTTGACGGCGCGAAAGTCATGCCGGTGTCGAGCCTCGATTCCACGGCCGCACAGCAGCAGGCCGCGCCGAGCGACAGCGGGAGCGCTCAATGA